One window of the Diachasmimorpha longicaudata isolate KC_UGA_2023 chromosome 9, iyDiaLong2, whole genome shotgun sequence genome contains the following:
- the LOC135166288 gene encoding BTB/POZ domain-containing adapter for CUL3-mediated RhoA degradation protein 3 produces MLIISPDKIEEPPSPSGTSSPTSTSSPGLLVSTPGMSGDHRPVIRYPSEYVKLNIGGSLHYTTISTLRKHDTMLRAMFSGRMDVHTDSEGWILIDRCGKHFGTILNFLRDGSVGLPESTKEITELLAEAKYYCITELAESCEQALLRKEREAEPICRVALITSQREEQLLISSTTKPVVKLLINRHNNKYSYTSMSDDNLLKNIELFDKMSLRFNGRVLFIKDVIGSIEICCWTFYGHGRKVGEVCCHSIVYTTDKKHTKVEFPEARIYEETLNILLYEHRNGPDQELMQATSSRGAVGGGPPCTSDEEEGERSGLARLRTNKQNTN; encoded by the exons atgttGATCATTTCGCCCGATAAAATCGAGGAACCACCGTCACCGTCGGGTACGTCGTCGCCCACATCGACGTCGTCACCAGGATTATTAGTCAGCACACCAGGAATGTCTGGAGATCACAGACCTGTCATTCGTTATCCATCTGAATacgttaaattaaatattggtGGATCCTTGCATTACACTACTATCAGCACACTCAGGAAACATGATACCATGCTTCGTGCTATGTTCAGTGGACGAATGGATGTTCATACAGATTCTGAAG gaTGGATTCTCATTGACAGATGTGGCAAACACTTTGGAACGATTCTCAACTTCCTGAGAGATGGCTCGGTGGGCCTGCCCGAGAGCACTAAAGAAATCACAGAATTACTAGCGGAGGCTAAATATTACTGCATAACAGAACTAGCCGAATCATGTGAACAGGCTCTACTTCGCAAAGAGCGAGAGGCCGAGCCAATTTGCAGGGTTGCATTGATAACATCACAAAGAGAGGAGCAATTGTTGATTAGCAGCACAACCAAACCGGTTGTTAAACTTCTTATCAATAGGCacaacaataaatattcatatacCAG tatGTCTGACgacaatttattgaaaaatattgaattattcgaCAAAATGTCGTTGAGATTCAATGGCAGAGTTCTATTCATCAAGGACGTGATAGGCTCAATTGAAATATGTTGCTGGACATTCTATGGTCATGGGAGGAAAGTTGGTGAGGTCTGTTGTCATTCAATTGTCTACACGACTGATAAGAAGCACACGAAG GTGGAGTTCCCCGAGGCTCGCATCTACGAGGAGACCCTCAATATTTTACTCTATGAGCACAGAAACGGTCCAGATCAAGAACTGATGCAGGCAACATCATCACGAGGTGCAGTGGGTGGTGGTCCTCCCTGCACCTCAGACGAGGAAGAGGGTGAGCGTTCTGGACTAGCTCGACTACGCACCAACAAGCAAAATACCAACTGA
- the LOC135166290 gene encoding intraflagellar transport protein 20 homolog: MADSLAKYGLYVDDFSKIRILEPEVAGQSEKLRVECQGFISKITEFKKNSDEFIEMLDGLANEVERQKMRTIGARNLLRSVSKQREAQKQKIQALIIEKTMELERLRIQYDSLRRIEQEQLETIEHLTVN, encoded by the exons ATGGCGGACTCACTGGCCAAGTACGGGCTCTACGTAGATGATTTCAGTAAAATTAGGATTCTGGAGCCCGAGGTAGCCGGACAGAGTGAGAAATTGAGGGTTGAATGTCAAGGATTTATCTCCA aaataacagaattcaaaaaaaattccgatgaATTCATCGAGATGCTTGATGGTCTTGCTAATGAGGTCGAGAGACAGAAGATGAGGACAATAGGTGCTAGGAATCTTTTGAGATCGGTATCGAAGCAGCGTGAGGCtcagaaacaaaaaattcag GCtttgattattgaaaaaacaatGGAACTGGAGCGTTTGAGGATTCAGTACGACTCGTTGCGAAGAATAGAACAAGAGCAGCTGGAAACAATCGAGCATTTaacagttaattaa
- the LOC135166287 gene encoding probable protein phosphatase CG10417 produces MGAYLSEPITTKISSDESGENVAFGASSMQGWRVSQEDAHNCCISFDMNTSLFAVYDGHGGHEVATYCSQNLPDFIKSTKSYKEGDVFQALIEAFLSFDATLATPETIATLKKIAASSLPEKEQNDSCDSSEEDSIMDLRKEAEMSLEQVMLKYQTETDKSHRGVASPYLRCRRSKPGCSSGTSAGCSTSSTNESDVSSSSSTTADASDVKSPDENDKKSEPGSSDSDQLLDSTSNGDGSHPVVKAIVKSDMPDSSDDATEKIDSKISSNSEINGDDKKSLVPDSSKTDNVSSSCNSCGNGDADDIEGISSSSKKAIGEHIYRALLQRAVEDGDDSDSDDEEDETFKEGVEGNDEATSDDEDEDEDDVEDEESDVDEEDEIDEDGEFNITEEPGADSGCTAVVAILRGNELFVANAGDSRCVLCRNGEAMEMSLDHKPEDPPEMARIVKAGGKVTSDGRVNGGLNLSRALGDHAYKQNTALPADEQMISAKPDVTRVTIDPETDEFMILACDGIWNFMSSDDVVKFVRERLRNSGENISKICEELFDHCLATDTMGDGTGCDNMTAVIVKFKKPSPAESQNNGDSDQVPVTKKRPLSTENSEENPEESVNNDKPIDECKRAKMEAV; encoded by the exons ATGGGGGCCTACCTATCGGAGCCGATAACGACAAAAATCTCGAGCGACGAGTCGGGTGAAAATGTGGCGTTTGGTGCGAGCTCTATGCAGGGATGGAGGGTCAGTCAAgag GACGCCCACAACTGTTGCATATCATTCGACATGAACACCTCCCTATTCGCAGTGTACGACGGTCACGGGGGTCACGAGGTGGCAACCTACTGTTCCCAGAACCTCCCGGACTTCATAAAATCAACGAAATCTTACAAGGAAGGGGACGTATTTCAAGCCCTAATCGAGGCATTTTTAAGTTTCGACGCTACCCTGGCAACACCTGAAACGATAgcaacgttaaaaaaaatagctgCTTCAAGCCTCCCCGAGAAAGAACAAAATGATTCCTGCGATTCCTCTGAGGAGGATTCAATAATGGATCTTCGAAAGGAAGCGGAAATGTCATTGGAGCAGGTGATGCTGAAATACCAAACAGAAACAGATAAATCTCATCGAGGAGTAGCCTCCCCATACCTCAGATGTCGTAGATCAAAGCCAGGTTGTTCATCAGGTACATCAGCTGGTTGTTCAACATCATCCACAAATGAATCAGATGTATCCAGCAGTAGTTCAACAACAGCTGATGCATCAGATGTAAAATCACCAgacgaaaatgataaaaaatcagaGCCAGGAAGTAGTGATTCCGATCAATTATTGGATTCAACGAGCAACGGTGATGGATCTCACCCTGTTGTAAAGGCTATTGTCAAAAGTGACATGCCAGATAGTTCAGACGATGCGACTGAAAAAATTGACAGCAAAATTTCATCCAATTCGGAGATTAATGGAGATGATAAGAAATCATTAGTACCAGACAGTAGCAAGACAGACAATGTTTCGTCGTCGTGCAATTCTTGTGGTAATGGTGATGCTGATGATATTGAGGGAATCTCCAGCAGCAGCAAAAAAGCCATTGGAGAGCACATCTACAGAGCTCTACTGCAGAGAGCTGTTGAGGATGGAGATGACTCTGACAGTGATGACGAGGAGGATGAGACGTTCAAGGAAGGAGTGGAGGGAAATGATGAG GCAACTAGTGACGACGAGGACGAGGATGAGGATGACGTTGAGGACGAGGAGAGCGATGTGGACGAGGAGGACGAGATCGATGAAGACGGTGAGTTCAACATCACCGAGGAGCCAGGAGCTGACAGTGGTTGTACAGCTGTTGTGGCTATCCTTCGAGGTAATGAGCTCTTCGTCGCTAATGCCGGTGACTCCAGGTGTGTCCTCTGTAGAAATGGCGAAGCCATGGAGATGAGTCTCGATCATAAGCCAGAGGATCCACCGGAGATGGCAAGAATTGTCAAAGCCGGAGGAAAAGTCACATCTGATGGAAGGGTCAATGGTGGACTTAATTTGTCCAGAGCACTTGGTGATCATGCATACAAGCAAAACACTGCCCTTCCTGCTGATGAGCAAATGATATCAGCAAAGCCTGATGTTACGAGGGTCACAATTGATCCCGAGACCGATGAGTTCATGATTTTGGCGTGCGATGGTATTTGGAATTTCATGTCTTCAGACGATGTTGTCAAGTTTGTGAGGGAGAGGCTGAGAAATAGTGGGGAGAATATATCGAAGATCTGCGAGGAG CTTTTTGATCACTGCCTGGCAACAGACACAATGGGTGATGGCACAGGCTGTGACAACATGACAGCTGTAATCGTAAAATTCAAAAAGCCCTCACCCGCTGAGTCCCAGAACAACGGTGACAGTGATCAAGTCCCAGTAACAAAGAAGAGGCCCCTATCCACCGAAAATTCCGAGGAAAATCCTGAGGAATCAGTCAACAATGATAAACCAATTGATGAGTGTAAACGTGCGAAAATGGAGGCAGTCTGA